GTCGTCAGCAGACAGACTTCGGTTTTCCCTTGTTGTCATTGCGAGAGGAGCGCGGCGTCTTGTCATTGCGAGCGGAGCGCGGCAATCCCATCTTTTGAGATCGCCACGTCGCTTCGCTCCTCGCGATGACAAGAAAAAGTAAGCTCCTCGCGATGACAAGAAAGAATGTGGCTCCCCGCACCTCGTCCCTCGTCCCAGCACAGCGGACGTCCTTCGTCCCTCGGTTATTTATCGTGTTTTGCCTGGCAGATGAAGTACACTTCCGAGCTGACGCTTCGTGACGCGGCAGGCTTATAGGTGGATACCTTATTGAAACGGTTGCGCAGTTTTTCCGAGATGCCTTTCTGGACACCGGTGAAAAAAGACTTGATGATGAAGTGACCGCCGGGTTTGAGGCCTGCATCAACGGTTTTAAGAACAGCCCCGAAGAGTTCCTCGATCCGCGCGTCATCGACTTCGCGGATACCCGACAGGTTGGGGGCGATATCGCAGGTAACGACATCGAAACGATCAATAGCGTTTTCGGAAAGGACATCCCCAATATCCTTTTTTCTTATGTCTGCCTCAATTGTCATGATGTTCTTTGCCGGGAGCGT
This portion of the Syntrophorhabdaceae bacterium genome encodes:
- a CDS encoding RlmE family RNA methyltransferase encodes the protein MARFVLKDTFYKKAKQEGFRARSAYKLQEIQNRFRSIKKGDVVLDLGCAPGSWLQLLSGMAGEKGKVIGIDILPTPTLPAKNIMTIEADIRKKDIGDVLSENAIDRFDVVTCDIAPNLSGIREVDDARIEELFGAVLKTVDAGLKPGGHFIIKSFFTGVQKGISEKLRNRFNKVSTYKPAASRSVSSEVYFICQAKHDK